Proteins from one Shewanella pealeana ATCC 700345 genomic window:
- the atpA gene encoding F0F1 ATP synthase subunit alpha, whose product MQLNSTEISDLIKQRIEQFEVVSEARNEGTIVAVSDGIIRIHGLADVMQGEMIELPGNRFAIALNLERDSVGAVVMGPYATLAEGDKVKTTGRILEVPVGRGLLGRVVNTLGEPIDGKGPIDSDGFSPVEVIAPGVIERKSVDQPVQTGYKAVDSMIPIGRGQRELIIGDRQIGKTALAIDAIINQKDSGIKCVYVAVGQKASTIANVVRKLEEHGALANTIVVVATASEAAALQYLAPYSGCTMGEYFRDRGEDSLIVYDDLSKQAVAYRQISLLLKRPPGREAYPGDVFYLHSRLLERASRVNAEYVEKFTKGEVKGQTGSLTALPIIETQAGDVSAFVPTNVISITDGQIFLETDLFNSGLRPAVNPGISVSRVGGAAQTKIIKKLSGGIRTALAQYRELAAFSQFASDLDDATRAQLEHGERVTELMKQKQYAPMSIADQSVSIFAAEKGYLKSVALNKVGDFEASLLSFMNSEHADLMKTINDTGDYNADIEGELKASLDKFVETQTW is encoded by the coding sequence ATGCAACTGAATTCCACTGAAATCAGCGATCTGATTAAACAGCGGATCGAGCAGTTCGAAGTCGTTAGTGAAGCTCGCAACGAAGGTACTATCGTTGCAGTAAGTGACGGCATCATCCGCATCCACGGCCTAGCCGATGTAATGCAGGGTGAAATGATCGAGCTGCCTGGCAACCGTTTTGCAATCGCGTTGAACTTAGAACGTGATTCTGTCGGTGCCGTAGTAATGGGCCCTTATGCCACTTTGGCAGAAGGCGACAAAGTTAAAACAACAGGCCGTATTTTGGAAGTACCTGTTGGCCGTGGTCTATTAGGCCGTGTAGTCAACACTCTAGGTGAACCAATTGACGGTAAAGGACCTATCGATAGCGATGGTTTCTCTCCTGTTGAAGTAATTGCACCTGGTGTAATTGAGCGTAAATCAGTCGATCAGCCAGTGCAAACTGGTTATAAAGCCGTTGACTCTATGATCCCAATCGGTCGTGGACAACGTGAATTGATCATTGGTGACCGCCAGATCGGTAAAACCGCTCTAGCGATCGACGCGATTATCAACCAAAAAGATTCTGGCATTAAGTGTGTATACGTTGCAGTAGGCCAAAAGGCTTCTACTATCGCTAACGTGGTACGCAAGCTAGAAGAGCACGGCGCTTTGGCGAACACCATTGTTGTTGTTGCTACAGCTTCTGAAGCTGCTGCACTACAATATTTGGCTCCATACTCTGGTTGTACAATGGGTGAATACTTCCGCGACCGCGGTGAAGACTCACTAATCGTATATGATGATTTGTCTAAGCAAGCAGTTGCTTACCGTCAGATCTCATTGCTTCTTAAGCGTCCACCAGGACGTGAAGCATACCCAGGTGATGTATTCTATCTTCACTCTCGTCTGTTGGAACGTGCTTCACGTGTTAACGCCGAGTATGTTGAGAAGTTCACTAAAGGTGAAGTTAAAGGCCAAACTGGTTCTTTGACTGCTCTACCAATTATTGAAACTCAAGCTGGTGACGTTTCTGCATTCGTACCGACTAACGTAATTTCGATTACCGATGGTCAGATCTTCCTTGAAACAGACCTGTTTAACTCTGGCTTACGTCCAGCTGTTAACCCTGGTATCTCTGTTTCTCGTGTTGGTGGTGCGGCGCAGACTAAGATCATCAAGAAACTGTCTGGTGGTATCCGTACCGCTCTTGCACAGTATCGAGAGCTTGCAGCGTTCTCACAGTTTGCATCTGACTTAGATGATGCAACTCGTGCTCAGCTTGAGCATGGTGAGCGTGTTACCGAACTAATGAAGCAAAAGCAATATGCTCCAATGAGTATCGCTGATCAGTCTGTGTCTATTTTCGCAGCTGAAAAAGGTTACTTGAAGAGTGTTGCGCTGAATAAAGTCGGTGATTTCGAAGCGTCTCTGCTCTCTTTCATGAACAGTGAACATGCTGACCTAATGAAGACTATCAACGATACTGGCGATTATAACGCTGATATCGAAGGTGAGTTGAAGGCTAGCCTGGACAAGTTCGTAGAAACCCAAACCTGGTAA
- the atpH gene encoding F0F1 ATP synthase subunit delta, which translates to MAEITTIARPYAKAAFDFALEQKAVESWAEMLNFAALVSENETMQPLLSGSVASGKLAELFIGVCGEQINEQAQNLLKVMAENGRLVVLPAVAQQFVEMQREYAKEVEAQIVSATELTSEQLQALSVSLEKRLARKVKLNCSIDTSLIAGVIITAGDLVIDGSVRGKISRLSDSLQS; encoded by the coding sequence ATGGCTGAAATAACCACCATCGCTCGTCCTTACGCAAAGGCAGCTTTTGACTTCGCTCTTGAACAGAAAGCAGTAGAGAGTTGGGCAGAAATGCTGAACTTCGCCGCATTAGTTAGTGAAAACGAAACTATGCAGCCTTTACTGTCTGGCTCTGTAGCCAGCGGTAAGCTTGCTGAACTCTTTATTGGAGTTTGTGGTGAGCAAATCAATGAGCAAGCTCAGAACCTGTTAAAGGTAATGGCTGAAAACGGTCGTTTAGTTGTGCTACCAGCTGTTGCTCAACAATTTGTTGAGATGCAACGTGAGTATGCGAAAGAAGTTGAAGCGCAAATCGTTTCAGCTACAGAGCTAACCTCAGAGCAACTACAAGCGCTGAGCGTTTCTTTAGAGAAACGCCTAGCACGCAAAGTTAAGCTGAATTGCAGCATAGATACCAGCCTTATTGCTGGTGTAATTATCACGGCAGGAGACTTAGTCATTGATGGCTCGGTCCGCGGAAAAATTTCGCGTCTGTCTGATTCGCTGCAATCGTAA
- the atpF gene encoding F0F1 ATP synthase subunit B: MSINATLLGQAISFLLFVWFCMKFVWPPLMNAIEERQKKIADGLADAGRAAKDLELAQVKATEQLKDAKATANEIIEQANKRKAQIVDEAKVEADTERAKIIAQGHAEIENERNRVKEDLRKQVAILAIAGAEKILERSIDEAAHSDIVNKLVAEL; encoded by the coding sequence ATGAGTATTAACGCTACCCTGCTAGGCCAAGCGATTTCTTTTCTTCTCTTTGTGTGGTTTTGCATGAAGTTTGTATGGCCGCCATTGATGAACGCTATCGAAGAACGCCAGAAGAAAATTGCTGATGGTCTAGCTGATGCAGGACGTGCTGCAAAAGATTTAGAGTTAGCTCAGGTGAAAGCCACGGAGCAGCTAAAAGACGCTAAAGCAACAGCAAACGAAATCATTGAGCAAGCTAATAAACGCAAAGCTCAAATCGTTGATGAAGCAAAGGTTGAAGCTGATACAGAGCGTGCGAAAATCATCGCTCAGGGTCATGCTGAAATTGAAAACGAACGTAATCGCGTGAAAGAAGATCTACGTAAGCAAGTCGCTATTTTAGCTATTGCTGGCGCAGAGAAGATTCTTGAACGTTCGATTGATGAAGCCGCACACAGTGACATAGTTAATAAACTTGTTGCTGAACTTTAA
- the atpE gene encoding F0F1 ATP synthase subunit C, whose protein sequence is METVISFTAIAVAIMIGLAALGTGIGFAILGGKFLEASARQPELAPALQTKMFIVAGLLDAISMIAVGVALFFVFANPFLGQLAG, encoded by the coding sequence ATGGAAACTGTAATTAGCTTTACAGCAATAGCTGTTGCAATTATGATCGGCTTAGCAGCGCTAGGTACTGGTATTGGCTTTGCTATTCTAGGTGGTAAATTCCTAGAAGCTTCTGCTCGTCAGCCAGAACTTGCTCCTGCACTTCAAACTAAAATGTTCATTGTAGCTGGTCTACTTGATGCGATCTCAATGATTGCAGTTGGTGTTGCATTATTCTTCGTATTCGCTAACCCGTTCTTAGGTCAATTAGCAGGCTAA
- the atpB gene encoding F0F1 ATP synthase subunit A: MATTGDDTLTVTASDYIQHHLTNAKMCSADGGIAFNYACQDAGFWTWHIDSLLFSVGLGVLFLWLFYKVGQKATIGVPGKLQCFVEMCVEGVDKIVKDSFHGKNAVIAPLGLTIFVWVFLMNLMDLIPVDFVPEAAKRFLGVPYLKIVPTTDLNVTLGLALSVFALIVFYSIKVKGIGGFTKELTMQPFNHWALIPINFVLETVTLVAKPISLSLRLFGNLYAGELIFILIALMPWWAQFALSVPWAIFHILVIVLQAFIFMMLTIVYLSMAHEDH; this comes from the coding sequence ATGGCGACAACTGGGGATGACACGTTAACCGTAACGGCTTCCGACTATATCCAGCATCACCTGACTAATGCGAAAATGTGTTCCGCTGATGGCGGGATTGCTTTTAACTATGCATGTCAAGATGCTGGATTTTGGACTTGGCACATTGACTCACTTTTGTTTTCAGTTGGTCTAGGGGTTCTATTTTTGTGGTTATTCTACAAAGTAGGACAGAAGGCAACAATTGGCGTTCCAGGCAAGCTTCAATGTTTCGTTGAAATGTGCGTGGAAGGTGTAGATAAAATTGTAAAAGACTCATTTCATGGGAAAAATGCAGTTATCGCACCATTAGGTCTAACTATTTTCGTCTGGGTTTTCCTGATGAACTTAATGGACTTGATCCCTGTTGACTTTGTACCTGAGGCCGCCAAACGATTCTTAGGCGTACCTTACCTAAAGATTGTACCAACAACTGACTTGAACGTTACTTTAGGCTTAGCTTTAAGTGTGTTCGCGTTAATTGTTTTTTACAGTATCAAGGTTAAAGGTATTGGTGGGTTCACTAAAGAACTGACTATGCAGCCTTTCAATCATTGGGCACTAATTCCAATTAACTTTGTATTGGAAACAGTGACCTTGGTTGCGAAGCCGATTTCATTATCGCTTCGTCTGTTTGGTAACCTGTATGCAGGTGAGTTGATCTTTATTCTGATAGCACTGATGCCTTGGTGGGCTCAGTTTGCATTATCAGTGCCTTGGGCCATTTTCCATATTTTGGTAATTGTGCTACAGGCGTTTATCTTCATGATGCTTACGATTGTATATCTAAGCATGGCACATGAAGACCATTAA
- a CDS encoding ATP synthase subunit I gives MSKVLARRGRWSAYKIVLLQAAMTGCVSLFFFAMWGGPYGLSALAGGAIAVLPNFVFATLAFSHAGAQASGKVVRSFFLGEAVKLLLTIVLFSLAFGLMKSSFMPLFVSYLLVLVVPWTAPLYFKQN, from the coding sequence TTGAGCAAGGTTTTAGCACGTCGTGGCCGGTGGTCAGCCTATAAAATAGTATTACTACAGGCAGCGATGACTGGATGTGTTTCACTTTTCTTTTTCGCTATGTGGGGGGGACCGTATGGCCTATCTGCTTTGGCAGGTGGCGCTATTGCTGTACTCCCTAATTTTGTGTTCGCAACCCTAGCTTTTTCCCATGCGGGAGCACAAGCATCAGGAAAAGTCGTACGGTCTTTTTTCCTGGGGGAAGCGGTAAAGTTGCTGTTAACCATTGTGTTATTTTCACTTGCATTTGGTTTGATGAAATCGTCATTCATGCCGTTATTCGTCAGTTATCTACTCGTGTTAGTCGTACCGTGGACAGCCCCTTTATACTTCAAACAAAATTAA